A single region of the Longimicrobiaceae bacterium genome encodes:
- a CDS encoding malectin domain-containing carbohydrate-binding protein, which yields MLAPVLGFARAIVLGGALAMAAGLLTAPAYAAQSGPAAIIVGENAGHLERLAAREVQRYLYHLTGEKLEIRSAAASNSPRFASIVIGQFGTNSLIRRLVDEGLLPGRNEAPGPEGFVIRSVDYAGRPILAVMGSDDSGSLYGSYELLEHYGARFYIGRDVLPESRTPFTIRPLNIAKEPAVRRRGLLPWHDFLNGPSGYSYEDFTSYIDQLVKLKMNTLVLHNYGGAYPDEDMNEPFMDFECNGARPDSWLDTSIDNQRWGLAPSYAGDLTFRSGDYLPYDVLGSDAARYTRVQPQTHEHIVAKAKAMMQRVIRYAQARGVEVVLGTDFDVLPASMRAADCDPLDPSVLRARIDDILASYPTLKYIQMYFNEVSGTQTEEAIEAYRFMRDYLAEKRPEARLVTGSWFQESRFPQLHAALPRDIVFSTLLPHDMTVRQEWAQVAAEREAWPVPWMEFDGGLSEPQLAVGRMAERLPRLRDAGVGGVIGILWREMPAEVNVAYLAQDLWRRPGDVLPAQDFYRDYAAHIFGEGVAEQGAQALEELEKGGVYPGVGALRLTTPEYFGWSGWADPSALSNADHYQRLESTFRALSPLVTTPSGRRNLEFYIEWLRWLREYWTAQHNVPAAAVRARPRLANYFLVDAGSNEPEKDLAADFGYYGGPPHNSTTSGVVENDFGYSQAIRSERWSSETFGYRFDIPEGFDRYRVELYFQEGHFGVNVPGDPVGKRVFDIAINDSVVADNFDIAREAGGSLKGIRLSFDIATSNRVLDIQFRSVVSNPKVDIIRAYPIDASGKPLPEEYEPGQPAQAWEDLKNSGFREAIDAYQHMVRDLPSLGGLVSAAGGRWYTTASDCRRCARTSYTTYERQVFDELPVAPPDAFVVYGTTDGALLAWRARAGSDSTDIVGYHVYRRTVADSAFHRVTSTPITETSYHDTVDGEVVYAVTAVGRDGTESPYSYEESVAAGRADHEPPHLLLLPRNLMGTRGEPLPVTVIAVDQRAPTHVRVTLHYRRLGERGWHSVPMRHNSLARPYAFFADVPAAHVTGETIEYYVSASDGHNASYAPAGAPRLTASAVIMQVDSPVPEIIRNVEATWDPEARGVMLRWPSAGPETHTYAIYRSTTRRFEPDRSNYVTYVPAQQCFFLDVNVEPGATYRYRIQPANVDGRSASPSKEVAVRIPTN from the coding sequence ATGCTGGCACCTGTCCTCGGATTCGCTCGCGCAATCGTCCTCGGCGGAGCTCTGGCGATGGCAGCCGGGCTCCTTACAGCACCAGCCTATGCCGCCCAATCCGGGCCTGCAGCCATCATCGTCGGCGAGAACGCCGGGCATCTGGAGCGCCTCGCCGCCCGGGAAGTCCAGCGCTACCTCTACCATCTCACTGGTGAGAAGCTCGAGATCAGAAGCGCCGCCGCTTCGAACTCGCCTCGTTTCGCCTCCATCGTCATCGGTCAGTTCGGCACAAACAGCTTGATCAGAAGGCTGGTCGACGAAGGGCTGCTACCCGGTCGAAACGAAGCGCCAGGTCCCGAGGGCTTCGTCATCAGGTCGGTCGACTACGCCGGCAGACCGATTCTGGCCGTGATGGGAAGTGACGACAGCGGCTCGCTCTATGGGAGCTACGAGCTTCTGGAACACTACGGGGCGCGCTTCTACATCGGACGCGACGTCCTTCCGGAATCCAGAACTCCATTCACGATCAGGCCTCTAAACATCGCCAAGGAGCCAGCGGTCCGTCGTCGAGGACTTCTGCCCTGGCACGACTTCCTGAACGGACCCTCCGGCTACAGCTACGAGGATTTCACCTCGTACATCGACCAACTCGTCAAGCTCAAGATGAACACCCTCGTCCTGCACAATTACGGCGGCGCCTACCCGGACGAGGACATGAACGAGCCCTTCATGGACTTCGAGTGCAATGGCGCCCGCCCCGACTCATGGCTGGACACGTCGATCGACAACCAGCGTTGGGGACTGGCGCCCTCTTACGCGGGCGACCTCACCTTCCGCTCCGGCGATTACCTGCCCTACGACGTGCTGGGTTCCGACGCCGCCCGCTATACCAGAGTCCAGCCGCAGACCCACGAGCACATCGTTGCCAAGGCGAAGGCGATGATGCAGAGGGTCATCCGCTACGCCCAGGCGCGTGGCGTGGAGGTCGTGCTCGGCACCGACTTCGACGTGCTTCCAGCCTCGATGCGGGCGGCGGACTGCGACCCGCTCGACCCGTCGGTGCTACGTGCCCGCATCGACGACATCCTCGCCAGCTATCCGACCCTGAAGTACATCCAGATGTACTTCAACGAGGTCAGCGGCACGCAGACGGAGGAGGCCATCGAGGCCTACCGGTTCATGCGCGACTACCTCGCCGAGAAGCGCCCGGAGGCGCGCCTGGTCACCGGGTCGTGGTTTCAGGAGTCGCGCTTCCCGCAGCTGCATGCGGCGCTCCCTCGCGACATCGTCTTCTCCACCCTGTTGCCGCACGACATGACGGTGCGGCAGGAGTGGGCCCAGGTCGCCGCCGAACGCGAGGCATGGCCGGTGCCGTGGATGGAGTTCGACGGTGGGCTGTCCGAGCCTCAGCTCGCAGTCGGCCGCATGGCCGAGCGGCTTCCGCGGCTACGCGACGCAGGCGTCGGCGGCGTCATCGGAATTCTCTGGCGAGAGATGCCCGCGGAGGTGAATGTCGCGTACCTTGCCCAGGACCTCTGGCGACGACCGGGTGACGTGCTACCCGCCCAGGACTTCTATCGGGATTACGCCGCTCACATTTTCGGAGAGGGCGTGGCAGAACAGGGGGCGCAGGCTCTCGAGGAACTGGAGAAAGGCGGAGTCTACCCGGGTGTCGGAGCGCTGCGTCTCACGACTCCCGAATACTTCGGATGGTCGGGTTGGGCGGATCCTTCCGCTTTGTCGAACGCAGACCACTACCAGAGACTCGAGTCCACATTCCGCGCGCTCTCACCTCTCGTCACCACGCCGAGCGGTCGACGAAACCTCGAGTTCTACATTGAGTGGTTGCGCTGGCTTCGCGAATACTGGACCGCGCAGCACAACGTACCGGCGGCAGCAGTCCGGGCCCGGCCCAGGCTCGCCAACTATTTCCTTGTCGATGCTGGGTCGAACGAGCCTGAAAAAGATCTTGCAGCCGATTTCGGCTATTACGGCGGTCCACCCCACAACTCCACCACGAGCGGAGTGGTCGAAAACGACTTCGGCTATTCCCAGGCAATCCGATCGGAGCGATGGTCCAGCGAAACCTTCGGCTACCGGTTCGACATACCGGAGGGCTTTGATCGTTACCGCGTCGAGCTGTACTTCCAGGAGGGCCACTTCGGGGTCAACGTTCCCGGCGACCCCGTGGGCAAGCGGGTGTTCGACATCGCGATCAACGACTCGGTCGTCGCGGATAACTTCGACATCGCCAGGGAAGCCGGGGGGTCGTTGAAGGGCATCCGCCTCAGCTTCGACATAGCGACCAGTAATCGGGTGCTCGACATTCAGTTCCGGTCCGTCGTGTCCAACCCGAAGGTCGACATCATCAGGGCGTACCCGATCGACGCGTCAGGCAAACCGCTGCCCGAAGAGTATGAGCCTGGCCAACCCGCGCAGGCGTGGGAGGACCTGAAGAACAGCGGATTCCGGGAGGCCATCGACGCCTACCAGCACATGGTGCGCGACCTGCCCAGCCTCGGCGGGTTGGTGTCAGCTGCCGGAGGCCGCTGGTACACGACCGCGTCGGACTGTCGGCGTTGTGCCCGGACGAGCTACACCACCTACGAACGGCAGGTCTTCGACGAGCTTCCCGTCGCCCCGCCCGACGCGTTCGTCGTATATGGCACCACTGACGGAGCACTCCTCGCGTGGCGCGCACGCGCGGGAAGCGACAGCACGGATATCGTCGGCTATCACGTCTACCGTCGAACCGTCGCGGATTCCGCCTTTCATCGGGTCACCAGCACACCAATCACCGAGACAAGCTACCACGACACCGTCGACGGCGAGGTCGTCTACGCGGTCACAGCGGTGGGTCGCGACGGGACCGAGAGCCCATACTCATACGAAGAATCAGTCGCCGCGGGGCGTGCCGACCACGAGCCTCCGCATCTGCTGCTGCTCCCGCGAAACCTCATGGGTACCCGGGGTGAACCGCTGCCGGTCACAGTCATCGCCGTCGATCAGCGAGCACCAACACACGTCCGCGTCACCCTGCATTATCGCAGACTCGGCGAGCGCGGTTGGCACTCGGTGCCGATGCGACACAACTCGCTGGCTCGACCTTATGCGTTCTTTGCAGACGTGCCGGCGGCCCATGTGACTGGTGAGACCATTGAGTACTACGTCAGTGCGTCCGACGGACACAATGCCTCATATGCCCCTGCGGGTGCGCCGCGCCTCACCGCGAGCGCGGTCATCATGCAAGTCGACTCACCGGTGCCCGAGATCATCCGGAACGTCGAGGCAACATGGGATCCGGAGGCCAGGGGTGTGATGCTGAGGTGGCCTTCCGCAGGACCCGAGACGCATACGTACGCCATCTACCGCTCCACCACACGTAGGTTCGAGCCTGACCGCAGCAACTACGTCACCTACGTGCCCGCCCAACAATGCTTCTTCCTCGACGTCAACGTCGAGCCAGGAGCGACTTATCGCTACCGCATTCAGCCCGCGAACGTCGATGGACGAAGCGCTTCGCCAAGCAAGGAGGTCGCGGTCCGGATCCCGACCAACTGA
- a CDS encoding PPC domain-containing protein has protein sequence MNSFRDEPTEWPRPSRLSLFLPILDLADASLPEAPEPQTVRQNSTCASFVAMLKPVILTAVGSALLFGSAPALAQLPQIRHGEPIGGTLSPTDATNGDDAYSDAYVYHGKRGERLTISLRSEDFDAYLFFAKIVDGLPSEGTMQGDDDGAGGTDALLEVVLEEDGEYAVVATSYSPGQTGAYRLALLSDGGIGGEGGNASESTISIGTSIRGSLGPGDELLDDGSYYDLYTLRARAGQQVEIVLLSNDFDAYLSVGRLTDWDATLIDSDDDGAGGTDSRLLLTIDEDGEYWIRANSLGEGETGAYSLTLTEVESRPALAPIGALAAGEERDGELGPPDPRLQDGSYFDEYVYRGRAGERLTIDLESDDFDAFLVIGRRVNGAFEYLEGNDDHDETLNSRLEYTVPEDGEYIIRANSMAGDSTGRYTLRLRSSR, from the coding sequence ATGAACTCATTCAGGGACGAGCCGACGGAGTGGCCTCGTCCCTCACGCCTTTCTCTTTTCCTGCCGATACTCGACCTGGCCGACGCTTCTCTTCCGGAGGCGCCGGAGCCGCAGACCGTGCGGCAAAACTCCACCTGCGCCTCGTTCGTCGCCATGCTCAAACCGGTCATCCTCACGGCCGTAGGGAGCGCCCTGTTGTTCGGCTCAGCGCCCGCCCTCGCCCAGTTACCACAGATCCGGCACGGAGAGCCGATCGGCGGCACGCTTTCCCCGACCGACGCCACCAACGGAGACGACGCCTACTCCGACGCCTACGTCTATCACGGAAAGCGCGGAGAGCGGCTCACCATCTCTCTACGGTCCGAGGACTTCGACGCGTACCTCTTCTTCGCGAAGATCGTGGATGGGCTTCCGTCCGAGGGCACCATGCAGGGGGACGACGATGGCGCCGGCGGCACCGATGCGCTGCTCGAAGTCGTCCTGGAAGAGGATGGCGAGTACGCGGTTGTCGCCACCTCTTACAGTCCGGGCCAGACCGGCGCTTACCGCCTGGCCCTCCTCAGCGATGGGGGGATAGGAGGGGAGGGAGGAAACGCCAGCGAGTCGACCATTTCCATCGGCACGTCCATTCGCGGCTCACTGGGACCGGGAGACGAGCTGCTCGACGACGGCTCGTATTACGATCTCTACACGTTGCGGGCTCGTGCGGGACAGCAGGTCGAGATCGTCTTGCTGTCCAACGACTTCGATGCCTATCTCTCGGTCGGGCGGCTCACCGACTGGGACGCGACCCTCATCGACAGCGATGACGACGGGGCGGGCGGGACGGATTCCCGGCTCCTGCTGACGATCGACGAAGACGGGGAGTACTGGATCCGCGCCAACTCGCTGGGTGAGGGGGAGACCGGCGCCTACAGTCTCACCCTGACCGAGGTGGAAAGCCGGCCTGCGCTGGCGCCGATCGGTGCGCTCGCGGCGGGGGAGGAGCGGGACGGGGAGCTCGGGCCGCCCGATCCGCGCCTGCAGGACGGGAGCTACTTCGACGAATACGTCTACCGAGGCCGGGCCGGCGAGCGACTCACCATCGACCTCGAGTCGGACGATTTCGACGCGTTCCTGGTGATCGGTCGGCGCGTCAACGGCGCATTCGAGTATCTCGAGGGCAACGACGACCACGACGAGACGCTAAACTCGCGTCTGGAGTACACCGTTCCGGAGGACGGCGAGTATATTATCCGCGCCAACTCGATGGCGGGCGACTCGACGGGGCGCTATACATTGCGGCTGCGCTCCAGCCGGTAG